A window of Cucurbita pepo subsp. pepo cultivar mu-cu-16 chromosome LG06, ASM280686v2, whole genome shotgun sequence contains these coding sequences:
- the LOC111797408 gene encoding uncharacterized protein LOC111797408 codes for MNLSNSMFQFLVLFALFSLVKPDAALIGSVCGKTEQPVICSDCFKSSSGSQTADVRGLAVIAIGCAERNTRLMAQKLGELLRSTPDSALKTILNGCWLSTGYTAGDFPGIERAVAAGDYTTGRNTLEIAIRNVNSCLEEFNKNPRVPVPSEVLTGTVAAIQGRRIVSDILNSI; via the coding sequence ATGAATCTCTCCAATTCCATGTTTCAATTTCTCGTCCTCTTCGCTCTCTTTTCTCTCGTGAAACCAGACGCCGCCTTGATCGGAAGCGTCTGCGGCAAGACTGAACAGCCGGTCATTTGTTCCGATTGCTTCAAATCCTCCTCCGGAAGCCAGACCGCCGACGTCCGTGGGCTCGCAGTCATCGCCATTGGATGTGCCGAGAGAAATACCAGATTAATGGCGCAGAAACTCGGCGAACTTCTCCGTAGCACGCCGGATTCCGCTTTGAAGACGATTTTGAACGGTTGCTGGTTATCGACGGGGTATACTGCCGGCGATTTTCCGGGAATCGAAAGGGCTGTCGCGGCCGGAGACTACACCACCGGCAGAAACACTTTGGAGATTGCGATTAGGAATGTGAATAGCTGCTTGGAAGAGTTCAATAAAAACCCTCGCGTTCCGGTGCCGTCGGAGGTTTTGACGGGGACGGTGGCGGCCATCCAAGGCCGCCGGATTGTTTCTGATATTTTGAATAGTATTTAA
- the LOC111796857 gene encoding uncharacterized protein At4g28440-like yields the protein MATEKSPTPASRSGLRKPVFVKVEQLKPGTNGHTLIVKVVSSNTVLQKGRSVSQHLRQTRIAECLIGDETGTILFTARNDQVDQVKPGTTIILRNAKIDMFKGSMRLAVDKWGRIEVVEPENFVVKEDNNLSLVEYELVNVAEE from the exons ATGGCGACGGAAAAATCACCTACGCCGGCATCGAGATCAGGCTTGAGAAAGCCAGTCTTCGTTAAGGTCGAACAGCTCAAGCCTGGCACTAATGGCCACACACTCATCGTCAAGGTCGTTAGCTCCAATACCGTGCTGCAGAAAGGTCGATCGGTGTCACAGCACCTTCGACAGACGCGGATCGCTGAGTGCCTTATTGGAGACGAAACTGGAACCATTTTGTTCACTGCGCGTAATGATCAGG TTGATCAAGTAAAACCTGGGACAACTATCATTCTTCGAAATGCAAAGATCGACATGTTCAAAGGATCAATGAGGCTCGCAGTCGATAAATGGGGCCGCATCGAGGTCGTCGAGCCCGAAAATTTCGTCGTCAAGGAAGACAATAATCTATCTTTAGTTGAGTATGAACTTGTGAATGTTGCAGAGGAATGA
- the LOC111796853 gene encoding D-amino-acid transaminase, chloroplastic-like: MEASNSRSNETGAIGNGSETDLKVHVFSSSFELLEKLHEKWSLKKKPYPAMYSSIFGGIITDPAMMMIPIDDHMVHRGHGVFDTAIILNGHLYELDAHIDRFLRSAAKAKISPPFPRSVLQSILIQLTAVSELKKGTLRYWLSAGPGDFLLTPSGHGNSAFYAVAIDDDFSQCKEGVKAITSTVPIKTPQFATMKSVNYLPNVLTKMEAEEKGAFASIWVDEEGYVAEGPNVNVAFITKEKELILPCFDKVLSGCTALRLLALAPKLVEDGKLKSVGTANLTVEEAKDAAEMMFVGSTLPVLPIISWDDQPIGDGRVGELTMALSDLLWDDMVSGSEIERIPVPYT; this comes from the exons ATGGAGGCCTCCAACTCTCGTTCTAATGAAACTGGAG CGATTGGAAATGGAAGTGAAACTGACTTGAAGGTTCATGTTTTCTCATCATCATTCGAG TTGCTCGAAAAACTTCATGAGAAATGgagtttgaagaagaaaccatATCCAGCAATGTATTCCAGCATTTTTGGTGGAATTATTACAGATCCagctatgatgatgattccGATCGATGATCACATGGTTCATCGAGGCCACGGCGTGTTCGATACAGCCATCATTTTAAATGG ACATTTGTATGAGTTGGATGCCCACATCGACCGCTTTCTAAGATCGGCTGCAAAAGCGAAGATCTCGCCTCCGTTCCCCCGGTCGGTTCTTCAGAGCATTCTTATCCAATTGACAGCAGTATCAGAGCTCAAGAAAGGCACCTTAAGGTACTGGTTAAGTGCAGGACCTGGAGATTTCCTGCTCACACCCTCTGGACATGGCAATTCTGCATTCTATGCAGTAGCCATAGACGACGACTTCTCTCAATGTAAAGAAGGGGTTAAAGCCATAACATCGACCGTGCCGATAAAGACGCCGCAGTTTGCGACGATGAAGAGTGTGAACTACCTACCAAATGTGCTAACCAAAATGGAAGCTGAAGAGAAAGGAGCATTTGCTTCCATTTGGGTTGATGAAGAAGGATATGTTGCAGAAGGTCCAAATGTGAATGTTGCATTTATAACCAAGGAAAAGGAGCTTATCTTGCCTTGTTTCGATAAGGTTCTCTCGGGCTGCACCGCACTCCGACTTCTAGCTCTAGCTCCGAAGTTGGTCGAGGACGGGAAGCTGAAGAGCGTCGGAACTGCGAACCTTACGGTTGAGGAAGCCAAAGACGCTGCTGAAATGATGTTTGTAGGAAGCACACTTCCTGTACTGCCAATCATCTCATGGGATGATCAACCGATTGGAGATG GACGCGTCGGGGAATTGACGATGGCGCTTTCGGATCTTCTTTGGGACGATATGGTTTCGGGTTCTGAAATAGAGAGAATACCAGTTCCATACACTTGA